From a single Solenopsis invicta isolate M01_SB chromosome 4, UNIL_Sinv_3.0, whole genome shotgun sequence genomic region:
- the LOC105195671 gene encoding TIP41-like protein has product MTAIKVHGGIDILRLPVNEEEHFCPPWRIKYTQSHILHSKCSKSETGCGTDDANACQFCVYCNALELPHMPDMVFPNNVLSLMHQNGALLQFNALDALKYVSNGKINVQLACAEAWKESRSESSEYLEEKIKPFDWTFTTNYTGTISGFQIEETNERIDMDKLKQRDKIMFYHDLTLFEDELHDNGIAVSSVKIRVMPSSFFILLRYFLRIDNVMLRINDTRIYHEFGKNYLLREFTSREAKVQNIHVSPALFLEPSAIAPHLPLTGSRYHKLIVPEKEEIKLSEDTTTQNKTEKKIVQADEHTADSSIT; this is encoded by the exons ATGACAGCTATAAAAGTGCACGGCGGCATCGATATTTTAAGGCTACCGGTAAACGAGGAGGAACACTTTTGCCCTCCATGGCGTATCAAGTACACTCAGTCCCATATACTCCACTCTAAGTGTTCCAAAAGCGAAACAGGCTGCGGCACTGATGACGCAAATGCCTGTCAGTTTTGCGT ATATTGTAATGCATTAGAATTACCACACATGCCAGACATGGTATTTCCTAATAATGTGTTATCCCTGATGCATCAGAATGGGGCATTGCTGCAGTTTAATGCTTTGGATGCTCTGAAATATGTTTCCAATGGAAAGATCAATGTGCAGCTCGCTTGTGCTGAAGCATGGAAAGAATCGAG ATCGGAAAGCAGtgaatatttagaagaaaagaTCAAGCCTTTTGATTGGACGTTTACTACTAATTATACTGGTACAATATCTGGCTTTCAAATTGAGGAAACAAACGAAAGAATTGATATGGATAAATTAAAACAGAGGGATAAGATTATGTTTTACCATGATTTAACATTGTTTGAAGATGAACTTCATGACAATGGCATTGCAGTGAGCTCAGTCAAAATT AGAGTCATGCCcagcagtttttttatattattacgatATTTTCTTAGAATCGATAATGTAATGCTAAGAATAAATGATACACGTATTTACCATGAATTTGGGAAAAATTACTTATTACGTGAGTTTACGTCAAGGGAAGCTAAAGTTCAAAATATTCAT GTTTCCCCGGCACTCTTCCTGGAACCAAGTGCGATAGCACCTCACTTACCATTAACCGGAAGTCGATACCACAAGCTAATAGTACCtgagaaagaagaaattaaattaagcgAAGATACAACTACacaaaataaaactgaaaaaaaaatagtacaggcTGATGAACATACAGCAGACAGTTCCATCACTTAA